From the Musa acuminata AAA Group cultivar baxijiao chromosome BXJ3-7, Cavendish_Baxijiao_AAA, whole genome shotgun sequence genome, one window contains:
- the LOC135642815 gene encoding B-box zinc finger protein 20-like: MKVLCDVCGKEGASVFCCADEAALCDACDRRVHRANKLVGKHRRFSLSAPSAQSHPACDICQEKRGFLFCQEDRAILCRDCDASVHSANHLTMKHNRFILTGVQLSAAPMPPSPSPESVAEVKTSTKSTVPKSNQNKASVADGSTPIASTSSTTSSSISEYLIKTCPGWRVEDLLVDDPAFGVEDFAKGDELLPFLEADLDSGGLDALAEKFPVWAPHVPQYPPPPGLSSAADGSGHHQPWRGSKEAGRERWSEDVFTVPQISPASTPSKRPRNSFWYY; the protein is encoded by the exons ATGAAGGTACTGTGCGACGTGTGCGGTAAAGAGGGCGCCTCGGTGTTTTGCTGCGCCGACGAGGCCGCTCTCTGCGACGCCTGCGATAGGCGGGTCCACCGGGCGAACAAGCTTGTCGGCAAGCACCGCCGCTTCTCGCTCTCCGCGCCCTCCGCCCAGTCGCACCCGGCCTGCGACATCTGCCAG GAGAAGCGGGGGTTCTTGTTCTGCCAAGAGGACCGGGCGATTCTTTGCAGGGACTGCGACGCGTCCGTTCACAGCGCCAATCATCTCACCATGAAGCACAATAGGTTCATCCTTACAGGCGTCCAGCTTTCCGCCGCTCCCATGCCCCCCTCTCCCTCCCCTGAGTCGGTGGCGGAGGTTAAAACTAGCACCAAATCAACCGTGCCAAAGAGCAATCAGAATAAGGCCTCGGTTGCAGACGGTTCCACGCCCATCGCTTCCACAAGCAGCACCACCAGCAGCAGCATCTCGGAGTACTTAATCAAAACATGTCCGGGCTGGCGCGTGGAGGACCTGCTGGTCGACGATCCGGCCTTCGGAGTGGAAGATTTCGCCAAG GGCGACGAGTTGCTGCCATTCCTGGAGGCGGATCTGGACAGCGGCGGGCTTGACGCGCTGGCGGAAAAGTTCCCTGTCTGGGCGCCTCACGTGCCCCAGTACCCTCCGCCGCCGGGTCTGTCGTCCGCCGCCGACGGCTCCGGACACCACCAACCATGGCGGGGGAGCAAGGAGGCGGGGCGAGAGCGGTGGAGCGAGGACGTGTTCACCGTGCCTCAGATCTCCCCTGCTTCGACTCCCAGCAAGAGGCCAAGGAACTCGTTTTGGTACTACTGA